A single region of the Kineosporiaceae bacterium SCSIO 59966 genome encodes:
- the pglX gene encoding BREX-2 system adenine-specific DNA-methyltransferase PglX, producing the protein MTVQSAALLNDLQAQVRRLEDDLRQQVDRLPDLAARLRSDHARASGVGRTAESWTAWLDAQATQAAVSWVLGCVFVRFCEDNDLTDRRWIAGVPDRRGDGLARAVDGQAAWIQQHPRENDRTWLRESFRWLRGTRAGASMFPDTDFVWWWDVSADAAEALVAFFRRRDGDGRLVHRFDSPDWDTRFLGDLYQDLSQDARKRYALLQTPEFVEEFILDLTLDPALDRFGLNDFRMIDPTCGSGHFLLGAFRRLLDGWTRAEPGLEVRQRVERALDAVHGVDVNPAATAIAKFRLTVAALRACGATGLDTADAPDFSRVLHVATGDSLIWGSGGRQLQAELDGGELRLDEHRYAWEDVDQYPDILSRGRYHAVVGNPPYITVKDKALNTAYRGLYETCSGKYQLSVPFAELFFALAVRNEETPGVVGQITSNAFMKREFGKKVIEQFFTGIDLTHVIDTSGAYIPGHGTPTVILVGNRRYPRAQTLRAVLGIRGEPSAPADPAKGVVWRSIVDNINAPETQNDYVTVTDLLRDRLLAHPWSLSGGGADVLLAALNEASTSPLASLISGPIGFASFPGADDVFLVPRPWTVRMAVPPHVVRPLIIGELVRDWDVQRGDDALAPYRDGGDVVPLDLTSAWGRHLWRYRTVTGNVTGFGGETRLAAGDDWWTWYRWIPERYATPVSIAFAFVATHNHFVLDRGGKVFNRSAPVIKLPEGASEDDHLRLLGLLNSSTACFWLKQVSHNKGSTVDQRGARQTTVEWENFYEFTGTKLQEFPLPNGAPLERARRLDTLAQHLATVTPAAVASTGVPTRDALAEAHRQWAATRAEMIAVQEELDWEVYRLYGVLDEDLTYSGDDLPGLALGERAFEIVLARKMAAGELETKWFARHGSTPVTEIPDHWPAGYRQLVQRRIDVIESHPMLHLIERPECKRRWATRSWDAQQADALTDWVLDRLEAESLWRDEHGPRVLSVAQLSDLLRADGGLRDVLVLLTGRADQDLTAELGRLIKEEAVPYLAAHRYKDSGLRKRAEWERVWDLQRAEDRGEPVGEIPVPPKYGQGDFRSTAIWRHRGKLDVPKERFISYPGAAREGDRTDVLGWAGWDRLAQAQALSRLVLERSQHDGWDADRLAPLLAGLTELEPWLHQWHEEPDPLYGGSPAAFYTAFLDDQLQGHGLTRDAVRAWRPQAHRGRPASASARGRRPRRHEAPRGGAYWPPESRGDL; encoded by the coding sequence GTGACCGTGCAGTCCGCCGCCCTGCTCAACGACCTGCAGGCGCAGGTTCGCCGCCTGGAGGACGACCTGCGGCAGCAGGTGGACCGGCTGCCGGACCTGGCCGCCCGGCTGCGCAGCGACCACGCCCGGGCCAGCGGCGTGGGCCGCACCGCCGAGTCGTGGACGGCGTGGCTGGACGCGCAGGCCACCCAGGCCGCCGTGTCGTGGGTGCTCGGCTGTGTGTTCGTGCGGTTCTGCGAGGACAACGACCTCACCGACCGGCGGTGGATCGCCGGCGTCCCGGACCGGCGCGGTGACGGCCTGGCCCGCGCCGTGGACGGGCAGGCGGCGTGGATCCAGCAGCATCCCCGGGAGAACGACCGCACCTGGCTGCGGGAGTCCTTCCGCTGGCTGCGGGGGACCCGCGCCGGCGCGTCGATGTTCCCCGACACCGACTTCGTCTGGTGGTGGGACGTGTCCGCGGACGCGGCCGAGGCGCTCGTCGCCTTCTTTCGCCGCCGCGACGGCGACGGCCGGCTGGTGCACCGGTTCGACTCCCCGGACTGGGACACCCGCTTCCTCGGTGACCTGTACCAGGACCTGTCGCAGGACGCCCGGAAGCGGTACGCGCTGCTGCAGACACCGGAGTTCGTCGAGGAGTTCATCCTCGACCTCACCCTGGACCCGGCGCTGGACCGGTTCGGGCTCAACGACTTTCGGATGATCGACCCGACGTGCGGGTCCGGGCACTTCCTGCTCGGAGCCTTCCGGCGGCTGCTCGACGGGTGGACGCGGGCCGAACCCGGCCTGGAGGTCCGGCAGCGGGTCGAGCGGGCGCTGGACGCCGTGCACGGGGTGGACGTCAACCCGGCGGCGACGGCGATCGCGAAGTTCCGGCTGACCGTCGCCGCCCTGCGCGCCTGCGGTGCCACCGGTCTCGACACCGCGGACGCGCCGGACTTCAGTCGCGTGCTCCACGTCGCGACGGGGGACTCGCTCATCTGGGGGTCCGGCGGTCGGCAGCTGCAGGCCGAATTGGACGGCGGGGAGCTTCGCCTCGACGAGCACCGGTACGCCTGGGAGGACGTCGACCAGTACCCCGACATCCTGAGCCGCGGGCGCTACCACGCGGTGGTGGGGAACCCGCCGTACATCACGGTGAAGGACAAGGCGCTCAACACCGCTTACCGCGGTTTGTACGAGACATGCTCCGGCAAGTACCAGCTGTCCGTTCCGTTCGCCGAGCTGTTCTTCGCGCTTGCCGTCAGGAACGAAGAGACCCCGGGCGTTGTCGGGCAGATCACGTCAAACGCCTTCATGAAGCGCGAATTCGGGAAGAAGGTCATCGAGCAGTTCTTCACTGGCATCGACCTCACGCACGTCATCGACACCTCCGGTGCGTACATCCCGGGACACGGCACGCCGACGGTGATCCTTGTCGGCAACCGTCGGTACCCGAGAGCCCAGACGCTCCGGGCGGTCCTGGGTATCCGCGGTGAACCTTCAGCGCCAGCCGATCCTGCGAAGGGAGTCGTCTGGCGCAGCATCGTCGACAACATCAATGCACCAGAGACCCAGAACGATTACGTCACCGTGACGGACCTACTTCGTGACCGGCTCCTGGCGCATCCCTGGTCTCTCTCCGGCGGCGGCGCCGATGTACTACTGGCCGCATTGAATGAGGCGTCCACATCGCCACTCGCTTCGTTGATCTCGGGGCCCATCGGCTTTGCCAGCTTCCCCGGAGCCGATGACGTCTTTCTGGTCCCACGCCCGTGGACTGTCCGCATGGCTGTCCCCCCGCACGTGGTCCGACCCCTGATCATCGGCGAGCTGGTTCGAGACTGGGACGTTCAACGGGGCGACGACGCGCTGGCTCCGTATCGTGATGGTGGCGACGTCGTGCCGCTTGACCTTACGTCAGCGTGGGGACGCCACCTCTGGCGCTATCGGACAGTGACGGGGAATGTCACTGGGTTCGGCGGCGAGACTCGGTTGGCTGCAGGCGACGACTGGTGGACGTGGTATCGGTGGATTCCGGAGCGATACGCGACCCCGGTATCGATTGCGTTCGCGTTCGTGGCGACGCACAACCACTTCGTGCTCGACCGCGGCGGGAAGGTCTTCAACCGGTCCGCGCCGGTCATCAAGTTGCCGGAGGGGGCCAGCGAGGACGACCACCTGCGGCTCCTCGGCCTGCTCAACTCGTCCACCGCCTGCTTCTGGCTGAAGCAGGTCAGCCACAACAAGGGCAGCACAGTGGATCAGCGGGGAGCGCGTCAGACCACCGTAGAGTGGGAGAACTTTTACGAGTTCACCGGCACCAAACTCCAGGAGTTCCCGCTCCCGAACGGTGCCCCGCTGGAGCGTGCGAGACGGCTCGACACCCTCGCCCAGCACCTGGCCACCGTCACTCCCGCTGCCGTCGCTTCCACCGGCGTCCCCACCCGCGACGCCCTGGCCGAGGCACATCGCCAGTGGGCTGCCACGCGCGCCGAGATGATCGCGGTCCAGGAGGAACTCGACTGGGAGGTCTACCGGCTGTACGGCGTCCTCGACGAGGACCTCACGTATTCCGGTGACGACCTGCCTGGTCTGGCGCTGGGGGAGCGGGCGTTCGAGATCGTCCTTGCCCGCAAGATGGCCGCCGGCGAGCTCGAGACCAAGTGGTTCGCCCGGCACGGGTCCACCCCGGTCACCGAGATCCCCGACCACTGGCCGGCGGGCTACCGCCAACTGGTCCAGCGGCGTATCGACGTCATCGAGTCCCACCCTATGCTCCACCTGATCGAGCGGCCGGAGTGCAAACGGCGCTGGGCCACCCGCTCCTGGGACGCCCAGCAGGCCGACGCCCTCACTGACTGGGTGCTGGACCGCCTCGAGGCCGAGTCTCTGTGGCGCGACGAGCACGGGCCGCGGGTGCTGTCCGTCGCCCAGCTCAGCGACCTGCTCCGAGCTGACGGCGGCCTGCGCGACGTCCTGGTCCTGCTCACCGGGCGCGCCGACCAGGACCTCACCGCCGAACTCGGCCGCCTGATCAAGGAGGAGGCGGTGCCGTACCTGGCCGCCCACCGCTACAAGGACTCCGGCCTGCGCAAGCGCGCCGAGTGGGAGCGGGTGTGGGACCTGCAGCGCGCTGAGGACCGCGGCGAGCCGGTGGGGGAGATCCCCGTGCCGCCGAAGTACGGGCAAGGGGACTTCCGAAGCACCGCGATCTGGCGGCACCGCGGCAAGCTCGACGTGCCCAAGGAGCGCTTCATCTCCTACCCCGGTGCCGCCCGCGAGGGCGACCGCACCGACGTCCTCGGTTGGGCCGGCTGGGACCGCCTCGCCCAGGCGCAAGCCCTTTCCCGGCTCGTGCTCGAGCGCAGCCAGCACGACGGGTGGGACGCCGACCGACTCGCCCCGCTGCTCGCCGGGCTCACGGAGCTAGAGCCGTGGCTGCACCAGTGGCACGAGGAGCCCGACCCGCTCTACGGCGGCAGCCCGGCCGCGTTCTACACCGCCTTCCTCGACGACCAGCTGCAAGGTCACGGGTTGACCCGGGACGCCGTCCGCGCCTGGCGTCCGCAAGCCCACCGGGGACGTCCAGCAAGCGCCTCGGCTCGCGGTCGTCGACCTCGACGGCACGAGGCCCCGAGAGGTGGGGCTTACTGGCCCCCGGAGAGCAGAGGTGACCTGTGA
- the pglW gene encoding BREX system serine/threonine kinase PglW translates to MQPDSRRWVEVTPSEFAHERAGLAAVRDLLPDADPYRAWSNFTFTAADGRLYEVDLLVVGRSGLHLVELKHWQGALRGDGQTWWHNGHPVDNPRLLAEAKAKRLRSLLEDVARDKGLRTRVPYVTASVLLHAPGTVVQLDDQGRQGVYGLDGQGPAGLPRLVADLLTAPAGDVRNVVDRTRSREIAKLVDAAGIRRSVRLRQVGTLLLDEDPIAEGPGWQDYLGHHTQLDGVVRRVRIYLVHKAATAQDRATILRAARREFALLEGVQHPGIARAVDFVDHERGPAVVFEHDTREVRLDHYLAQHPDLDVGHRLDIVSTLASTIRYAHGRRLVHRRLSPRSVYVRQTSDGHPAVRIRDWQTAGRLPSTATVGTVVSGTRNLEALTDPGAAPFLAPDGLTNPNADGIMLDVFGLGALAYLVFTGRPPARSTDELLARLAADGGLFVSADLDGVPEAMEELVYEATQGDVDLRMRSAAEFSRGVEKLLDELTTPDDADERVDPLEAVTGSRLGTPDHPDRFVVVDRLGRGSTAQALLVDDHATTPPRRAVLKVVLDESRRDRLVDEAEVLRRVRNQRIAALLDGPLEIGGRTCLLLEDAGREPLDELLRREGRLSIDLLERWGTDLMKILEALDDAGVNHRDIKPANLAHRELNQKTRAQHLALFDFSLSRAPLEETKVGTPPYLDPFFHPVHRPRWDAAAERYAAAVTLYEMATGALPTYGGEANPAVVADDITIDPELFDPAVADGLSAFFATALARDPKARYDGIDAMARAWAEVFASVPTAHEGESDVEPLAGAERDRLAQQVGLQTPVGDTGLTPRAVSALTRIGIATVGDLLERPPFEISRLAGVSEATRREVRRRAKQWRQQLAPASTSESTVTTAPAPEVEGSSVDAVLAALVPAETSRNASEVHATRLLLGLGGPDGDQSATWPSQAEVARRLGVSSQRVTQIVRKARDRWARVPALREVRDEVVQLVQDAGGVAGADEVAFGLLRLRGSTAPDVQRLARGLGLVRAAVEVELERGGDSRLDLRRTAGTVLLAVEPEAADAPAAATLLDYAVALGAAADELAAEEPLPSAARSLDRLQAVRPPEGLPPLAPDRLPRVAVAASRTAAVTSRGEIYPAGMPPERSLRQLAGSFSGLRNPLTAQQLSARVRTRYPQAAPLPEGAALEQLVVEAGLPLRPDGGRFVPLTAETFAGLSGTRTATTTRAGATSPTAEHSEFVARMRALLGTRGFLTLAVDRSRLDVAPRVLASTFGLEVVDVARELLAEMHHVADDLNVDWSLVLRADRPDAAPGDAANLRHLVGRAAARVEERLAADPQPLLLVEAEVLARYGRLRQLEELADPATARPATRWLLVAANGDGRAPRLDDKPAPTVGGWVTVPRSWVDAALVTTTGRAS, encoded by the coding sequence GTGCAACCGGACAGTCGGCGATGGGTCGAGGTCACCCCGTCGGAGTTCGCCCACGAGCGGGCGGGCCTGGCGGCGGTGCGTGACCTGCTGCCCGACGCCGACCCCTACCGGGCCTGGAGCAACTTCACCTTCACCGCCGCCGATGGCCGCCTGTACGAGGTGGACCTGCTCGTCGTCGGCAGGTCCGGCCTGCACCTGGTCGAGCTCAAGCACTGGCAGGGCGCCCTGCGCGGCGACGGCCAGACGTGGTGGCACAACGGTCACCCGGTCGACAACCCGCGCCTGCTCGCCGAGGCTAAGGCCAAGCGTCTGCGGTCCCTGCTCGAGGACGTCGCCCGGGACAAGGGGCTGCGTACCCGCGTCCCGTACGTGACCGCCTCGGTCCTCCTGCACGCGCCGGGCACCGTCGTCCAGCTGGACGACCAGGGCCGGCAGGGCGTCTACGGTCTCGACGGCCAGGGGCCGGCCGGTCTCCCCAGGCTCGTCGCGGACCTGCTGACCGCGCCGGCAGGTGACGTCCGCAACGTCGTCGACCGCACCCGCTCCCGGGAGATCGCCAAACTCGTCGACGCCGCCGGGATCCGGCGCAGCGTGCGGCTGCGTCAGGTCGGCACCCTGCTGCTGGACGAGGACCCGATCGCCGAGGGCCCCGGCTGGCAGGACTACCTCGGCCACCACACCCAGCTGGACGGCGTGGTCCGCCGGGTGCGGATCTACCTAGTGCACAAGGCGGCCACCGCCCAGGACAGGGCCACGATCCTGCGCGCCGCCCGCCGCGAGTTCGCCCTGCTGGAGGGCGTGCAGCACCCCGGCATCGCCCGGGCCGTCGACTTCGTCGACCACGAGCGGGGCCCTGCGGTGGTCTTTGAGCACGACACGCGGGAGGTCCGGCTCGACCACTACCTGGCCCAGCACCCCGACCTGGACGTCGGGCACCGGCTGGACATCGTCAGCACCCTCGCGTCGACCATCCGGTACGCCCACGGCCGCCGGCTCGTGCACCGCCGGCTCAGCCCCCGGTCGGTGTACGTCCGGCAGACCTCCGACGGGCACCCGGCGGTACGGATCCGGGACTGGCAGACCGCCGGGCGGCTGCCGAGCACCGCGACCGTCGGCACCGTCGTCTCCGGGACGCGGAACCTCGAGGCCCTGACCGACCCGGGGGCGGCACCGTTCCTGGCCCCGGACGGCCTGACCAACCCGAACGCCGACGGCATCATGCTCGACGTCTTCGGCCTCGGCGCCCTGGCCTACCTCGTCTTCACCGGTCGGCCCCCGGCCCGCAGCACCGACGAGCTGCTCGCCCGGCTGGCTGCGGACGGCGGGCTGTTCGTCAGCGCCGACCTGGACGGCGTCCCGGAGGCGATGGAGGAGCTCGTCTACGAGGCGACGCAGGGCGACGTCGACCTGCGCATGCGCTCGGCGGCCGAGTTCTCCCGCGGCGTGGAGAAGCTCCTGGACGAGCTGACCACCCCGGACGACGCCGACGAGCGAGTGGACCCGTTGGAGGCGGTCACGGGTTCACGGCTCGGGACGCCGGACCACCCGGACCGCTTCGTCGTCGTCGACCGGCTGGGCCGTGGCTCGACCGCCCAGGCCCTGCTGGTGGACGACCACGCCACCACCCCGCCGCGGCGCGCCGTCCTCAAGGTGGTGCTGGACGAGAGCCGCCGCGACCGGCTCGTCGACGAGGCCGAGGTGCTCCGCCGGGTCCGCAACCAGCGGATCGCCGCCCTGCTGGACGGGCCGCTCGAGATCGGCGGCCGCACCTGCCTGCTGCTGGAGGACGCCGGCCGCGAGCCGCTGGACGAGCTGCTGCGCCGTGAGGGCCGCCTGTCGATCGACCTGCTCGAACGGTGGGGCACCGACCTCATGAAGATCCTCGAGGCCCTGGACGACGCGGGCGTGAACCACCGGGACATCAAGCCGGCCAACCTGGCCCACCGTGAGCTGAACCAGAAGACCCGCGCTCAGCACCTGGCCCTGTTCGACTTCTCGCTGTCGCGGGCCCCGCTGGAGGAGACGAAGGTCGGCACCCCGCCGTACCTGGATCCGTTCTTCCACCCGGTGCACCGGCCACGCTGGGACGCCGCGGCCGAGCGCTACGCCGCCGCGGTGACCCTCTACGAGATGGCGACCGGCGCCCTGCCGACCTACGGCGGTGAGGCCAACCCGGCCGTCGTCGCCGATGACATCACCATCGACCCGGAGCTGTTCGACCCCGCCGTCGCCGACGGCCTGTCCGCGTTCTTCGCCACCGCGCTAGCCCGGGACCCGAAGGCCCGCTACGACGGCATCGACGCGATGGCGCGGGCCTGGGCGGAGGTGTTCGCGAGCGTCCCGACGGCCCACGAGGGCGAGTCGGACGTCGAGCCGCTGGCCGGCGCCGAGCGTGACCGGCTCGCCCAGCAGGTCGGCCTGCAGACACCCGTCGGCGACACCGGTCTGACCCCGCGGGCCGTCAGCGCCCTGACCCGGATCGGCATCGCCACCGTCGGTGACCTGCTCGAGCGGCCCCCGTTCGAGATCAGCCGGTTGGCGGGGGTGTCCGAGGCGACCCGCCGCGAGGTGCGCCGCCGGGCTAAGCAGTGGCGTCAGCAGCTGGCACCGGCGTCGACGAGCGAGTCCACGGTCACGACGGCCCCGGCGCCGGAGGTCGAGGGCAGCAGCGTGGACGCCGTCCTGGCCGCCCTGGTGCCCGCGGAGACCAGCCGCAACGCCAGCGAGGTCCACGCGACTCGGCTGCTGCTGGGGCTGGGCGGCCCGGACGGCGACCAGTCGGCGACGTGGCCGAGCCAGGCGGAGGTCGCCCGCCGGCTCGGTGTCAGCAGCCAGCGGGTCACCCAGATCGTCCGGAAGGCCCGCGACCGGTGGGCCAGGGTCCCGGCTCTGCGGGAGGTGCGCGACGAGGTCGTCCAGCTCGTCCAGGACGCCGGGGGCGTGGCAGGTGCCGACGAGGTGGCCTTCGGCCTGCTCCGGCTGCGCGGTTCGACCGCCCCGGACGTCCAGCGGCTGGCCCGGGGTCTGGGTCTGGTGCGCGCCGCCGTCGAGGTCGAGCTGGAGCGGGGCGGGGACTCGCGACTGGACTTGCGGCGCACTGCCGGCACGGTCCTGCTGGCGGTGGAGCCGGAGGCCGCGGACGCGCCCGCGGCAGCCACGCTGCTCGACTACGCGGTCGCGCTCGGCGCAGCCGCCGACGAACTCGCCGCCGAGGAGCCCCTGCCGTCCGCGGCTCGCAGCCTGGACCGGCTGCAGGCCGTCCGACCGCCCGAGGGCCTGCCGCCGCTCGCACCGGACCGGCTGCCCCGGGTCGCCGTGGCCGCCTCCCGCACGGCTGCCGTGACCTCCCGCGGGGAGATCTACCCGGCTGGGATGCCGCCCGAGCGGTCGCTGCGCCAACTCGCCGGCAGCTTCTCCGGGCTGCGCAACCCGCTGACGGCCCAGCAGCTCAGCGCCCGGGTCCGCACCCGCTACCCGCAGGCGGCCCCGCTGCCGGAGGGTGCCGCCCTGGAGCAGCTGGTCGTGGAGGCGGGTCTGCCGCTGCGGCCCGACGGCGGGCGGTTCGTCCCGCTCACCGCTGAGACCTTCGCGGGCTTGTCCGGCACGCGGACCGCGACGACGACCCGGGCCGGCGCGACGTCGCCCACGGCGGAGCACTCGGAGTTTGTGGCGCGGATGCGGGCGCTGCTCGGCACCCGCGGCTTCCTCACCCTGGCCGTCGACCGGTCCCGCCTGGACGTCGCACCGCGGGTGCTCGCGTCGACGTTCGGTCTCGAGGTGGTCGACGTGGCCCGGGAGCTGCTCGCGGAGATGCACCACGTCGCCGACGACCTCAACGTGGACTGGTCCCTCGTACTGCGGGCGGACCGCCCGGACGCCGCCCCGGGGGATGCCGCGAACCTGCGTCACCTCGTCGGTCGGGCCGCCGCCCGGGTCGAGGAGCGTCTGGCCGCCGATCCCCAGCCGCTCCTGCTGGTGGAGGCGGAGGTGCTGGCCCGCTACGGCCGGCTGCGCCAGCTGGAGGAGCTCGCCGACCCGGCCACGGCCCGACCGGCGACGCGGTGGCTGCTCGTGGCGGCGAACGGCGACGGCCGCGCGCCCCGCCTGGACGACAAGCCCGCACCGACCGTCGGTGGCTGGGTCACCGTGCCGCGCTCGTGGGTGGACGCGGCCCTCGTCACCACCACCGGGAGAGCCTCGTGA
- a CDS encoding RES family NAD+ phosphorylase codes for MGRNSLGLRAPDEAALDFKRFPRKTLRAGSEWFRQHQERPTADRGAWYFASYPPGDEGGGRFDLPHPDGTCYLASTELGAVNELVGPECADRGWVDGDLVAGRVVSRLRLPDDVKAADTTSARAAQFRATNELPATQRYDITQAWADTLHRAGFGGVYALLRFTPGPTRGMALFGPAGSPNPAMPGDPAPVPVRQVLERLGIEVVEPPNFGSITIISP; via the coding sequence GTGGGTCGTAACAGCCTTGGGCTGCGGGCCCCAGACGAAGCGGCCCTCGATTTCAAGCGGTTTCCTCGCAAGACGCTGCGGGCGGGCAGCGAGTGGTTTCGGCAGCACCAGGAGAGGCCAACGGCGGACCGCGGCGCCTGGTACTTCGCCTCCTACCCTCCCGGTGACGAGGGAGGTGGCCGGTTCGACCTGCCGCACCCGGACGGCACCTGCTACCTGGCCTCGACCGAGTTGGGTGCCGTCAACGAGTTGGTCGGGCCCGAGTGCGCCGACCGCGGCTGGGTGGACGGGGACCTCGTCGCCGGACGAGTCGTGTCACGGCTGCGGCTGCCCGACGACGTGAAGGCCGCCGACACCACCTCGGCCCGAGCGGCCCAGTTCCGCGCCACCAATGAACTGCCCGCCACTCAACGCTACGACATCACCCAGGCATGGGCCGACACGCTGCACCGCGCCGGGTTCGGCGGCGTGTATGCGCTGCTGCGGTTCACCCCGGGCCCGACCCGGGGGATGGCTCTGTTCGGCCCTGCCGGCAGCCCGAACCCGGCCATGCCGGGTGATCCGGCGCCGGTGCCGGTTCGTCAGGTCCTGGAGCGTCTCGGGATCGAGGTCGTCGAGCCGCCCAACTTCGGCTCGATCACGATCATCAGCCCTTGA